Within Dendrosporobacter quercicolus, the genomic segment CAACCTCCTATGGCTGTTTGCTGCCGGCGCCGGGTTCGATTAAGGTAAGCAATGCGGGGGAGGTAACGCTTGGCGAGCTTGACGGCACTTTTTCCGGAAGAATAACCAGGCTGGCCGGACTGTTTCATCAGGCGGGAGTCAGCGTTCAGGTCACTGACAATGTCCGGGGCTTAATCTGGACCAAATTAGCCGTCAATGTTGGTATCAATGCACTTTCGGCCATTACGTCCCTGACCAATGGCGAGCTTTTAGCTCATTCCGGGACAAGACAGTTGATGCAAATGGCAATCAGCGAATTAGCGGCAGTGGCCGCTCACAAAAATATTGCGTTATTAACGGAACCAGTCCAATTGGCCGTTAAAGTTGCACAGGATACTTATACAAATAAATCCTCAATGCTGCAGGATCTGGAACGCGGCTCCCGTACTGAAATCGACCATATCAACGGGGCTGTCGTTGCGGAAGGGCTAAAGGATAAAATCGCCGTACCTGTGAATCAGGTACTGACATCACTCATCAAAGTGCTGGAAGATAGCAGAATGCGAAATAAGAGAAGCGGGGGAGCAGTATGAGGAGCGATATTGTAAAAAAAGGATCAACCAGAGCCGCACACCGGGCTTTGTTTTATGCGATGGGGTATACGCCGCAGGATTTGCAAAAACCCTTGATTGGGGTTGTCAATGCTTTCAATGAAATCATTCCCGGCCACATTCATCTTAGAACAATCGCTGACGCCGTCAAAATGGGCGTTGCGTCTGCCGGCGGCACGCCGGTCGAATTTCCGGCGATCGGTATTTGCGATGGTATTGCCATGGGGCATGAAGGAATGAAATTTCCTTTGGCCAGCCGGGAACTGATTGCTGATTCGATTGAGGCAGTCGCTACCGGACATGCCTTCGACGGGCTGATCCTTGTTCCCAACTGTGATAAAATTGTGCCAGGGATGCTGATGGCTGCCGCGCGTCTTAATATTCCCTGTGTTGTAGTGAGCGGCGGTCCGATGATGGCCGGCCGTCATCAGGGCAAAGACGTAAGTGTAAGCAGTATGTTTGAAGCGGCGGGTTTATTCGAAGCTGGTAAAATAAGCGCCCAGGAACTGGATTCCATGGAAAAATCGGCCTGTCCGGGCTGTGGATCATGCGCGGGTCTGTTTACAGCCAACACCATGAACTGCCTTGCCGAGGCCTTGGGGATGGGCCTTGCCGGCAATGGCACAATTCCTGCGGCTCAGTTCGGCGCCCGGCGAATGCTGGCCAAACAGGCCGGTACGGTGATCATGGATCTAATTGCCAGGGACATCAAACCACGTGATATTATGACAATGAAAGCATTTGAAAACGCCATTACCGTTGATATGGGGATTGGCGGTTCGTCCAATACCGTCCTGCACTTAACCGCCATTGCCCATGAGGCTGATTTGGAGCTGCCGTTAAGTTTATTTGACAGTATCAGCGCCGCTACTCCTTATATTACCAAACTCAGTCCGGGAGGGACGCATCATATTCAGGATTTGAATGAGGCAGGCGGGATTTCGGCGGTGATGAAAGAACTGGCCGGGCGCGGCTTGATTCATACGGACGCGCTGACGGTTGACGGCACGATTGGCGGTCGGATAGAGCAGGCCGGCCGTACTGACCATAACGTCATAAAGACGGTGGACACTCCTTATCGCAGCCGCGGCGGTATTGCGATCCTGCGCGGCAATCTGGCCGTTGACGGCGCTGTTGTCAAAGAGAGCGCCGTGGCGGAGGATATGCTGGCATTTAAAGGCCCGGCCCGGGTGTTTGATTCGGAGGAACAGGCAATTGACGCTATTCTGGCCAAAAAAATTATTGATGGCGATGTCATCGTCATCCGTTATGAGGGGCCGAAAGGCGGGCCGGGGATGCGGGAAATGCTCAACCCGACTGCCGTAATTGCGGGTATGGGTCTTAAAGTGGCTCTGCTGACTGACGGCAGATTCAGCGGCGCAACGCGCGGGGCCTGTATCGGCCATGTTTCGCCTGAGGCAATGGAGGGCGGTACGATTGCCCTGGTTAAAGAAGGCGATATCATTGCGCTTGACATTCCCGGACGGAAGCTGGATTTGCTGGTAAGTGAAGCTGAACTGGACCAGCGCCGGGCAGTATGGCGGCGGCCGGAGCCTAAAGTAACCAAAGGTTACCTGGCCCGTTATGCCAGGATGGTTACTTCAGCCAGTACCGGGGCTGTTCTAAAATAGTTTGAGGCTGGAGGCGATTGGCAGTATGCCGGATATTGGAGTTTTAATCAAAAAACACACCGCGGCGGTTGTTGCATTGCGCCGGTATTTTCATACTTATCCTGAATTAAGCGGACAGGAATACAATACGCAAAAAAGAGTGCTGACTGAGCTTAGGGCATTGGGCATTGAAGCCAAACCGGCGGCTGATACCGGCGTCATTGCCGATATTGCCGGCCCGGCGGCCGGCCCGGTTATTGCCATTCGGGCGGATATGGATGCATTAAGACTGCAGGATGAATGCGGGCAGACCTATCAGTCAGTCAATCACGGAGTTTGCCATGCCTGCGGTCATGACGGGCATGTGGCCATGCTCCTTGGTGTGGCCAAAGTCCTGGCGGAAATGCAAGAGCAGCTTGCCGGTACGGTGAGGCTGCTGTTCCAGCCCAGTGAAGAGGAGTTTCCCGGCGGTGCACAGCCGCTGATTGAGGCCGGCGCCCTGAAGGGCGTTGCGGCCATTATCAGCGCCCACTTATGGCAAACGCTGGCCGCCGGAACGATTGGCATATCCTATGACCGGTTGATGGCTGCACCCGATGCGTTTACCATCACCGTCCAGGGAAAAGGCGGCCATGGTTCAATGCCTCAGCAAACAATTGACCCCATTCTGACCGGGGCGCAGATTGTCATGGGCCTGCATACCATTGTCGGCAGGAATATTGATCCTCTGGAGAATGCTGTCGTATCGCTGGGGTCGTTCAAAGCCGGCGAGGCCTTTAATGTTATTCCGGACATCGCTGTTCTGAAGGGAACGGTGCGGTCTTTTGATCATGCCCTGCGGCTGCAGATTTTCGAACGGATTGAAGCGATTGCCCGGGGGATAAGCCAGGCGTCCGGGGCGAGCTGCACCGTGGAGAAGAAACTTGGTTTCCCTCCGCTGGTCAATTCCCCGGAAATTGTCAAAACCGTGGTTGAGGCGGCCGGG encodes:
- a CDS encoding M20 metallopeptidase family protein, with translation MPDIGVLIKKHTAAVVALRRYFHTYPELSGQEYNTQKRVLTELRALGIEAKPAADTGVIADIAGPAAGPVIAIRADMDALRLQDECGQTYQSVNHGVCHACGHDGHVAMLLGVAKVLAEMQEQLAGTVRLLFQPSEEEFPGGAQPLIEAGALKGVAAIISAHLWQTLAAGTIGISYDRLMAAPDAFTITVQGKGGHGSMPQQTIDPILTGAQIVMGLHTIVGRNIDPLENAVVSLGSFKAGEAFNVIPDIAVLKGTVRSFDHALRLQIFERIEAIARGISQASGASCTVEKKLGFPPLVNSPEIVKTVVEAAGELLPADHIITIKPVMAGEDFSCYLQKIPGMMIFVGSGNAAKNIIYPQHHPKFDIDETALPIGMEVLLRSALKLLNKMK
- a CDS encoding ketopantoate reductase family protein, producing the protein MNIVIIGAGAMGSLFGALLSRSDADILLVDKRSDHVQAIQQHGLHVVGVHPETTVQIKAVTQIVPDRPADLIILFVKAYDTRQALLDCLKLIGPDTTILTLQNGLGNIEAIRAIAGSAKVVAGTTSYGCLLPAPGSIKVSNAGEVTLGELDGTFSGRITRLAGLFHQAGVSVQVTDNVRGLIWTKLAVNVGINALSAITSLTNGELLAHSGTRQLMQMAISELAAVAAHKNIALLTEPVQLAVKVAQDTYTNKSSMLQDLERGSRTEIDHINGAVVAEGLKDKIAVPVNQVLTSLIKVLEDSRMRNKRSGGAV
- the ilvD gene encoding dihydroxy-acid dehydratase → MRSDIVKKGSTRAAHRALFYAMGYTPQDLQKPLIGVVNAFNEIIPGHIHLRTIADAVKMGVASAGGTPVEFPAIGICDGIAMGHEGMKFPLASRELIADSIEAVATGHAFDGLILVPNCDKIVPGMLMAAARLNIPCVVVSGGPMMAGRHQGKDVSVSSMFEAAGLFEAGKISAQELDSMEKSACPGCGSCAGLFTANTMNCLAEALGMGLAGNGTIPAAQFGARRMLAKQAGTVIMDLIARDIKPRDIMTMKAFENAITVDMGIGGSSNTVLHLTAIAHEADLELPLSLFDSISAATPYITKLSPGGTHHIQDLNEAGGISAVMKELAGRGLIHTDALTVDGTIGGRIEQAGRTDHNVIKTVDTPYRSRGGIAILRGNLAVDGAVVKESAVAEDMLAFKGPARVFDSEEQAIDAILAKKIIDGDVIVIRYEGPKGGPGMREMLNPTAVIAGMGLKVALLTDGRFSGATRGACIGHVSPEAMEGGTIALVKEGDIIALDIPGRKLDLLVSEAELDQRRAVWRRPEPKVTKGYLARYARMVTSASTGAVLK